A window of the Brachyspira suanatina genome harbors these coding sequences:
- a CDS encoding EFR1 family ferrodoxin (N-terminal region resembles flavodoxins. C-terminal ferrodoxin region binds two 4Fe-4S clusters.), which translates to MKVDKVYSIYYSATGTTQKIVSYIGENIAKKLNVEFEKYNFTLPKKREGILEFKENDLVICGTPTYAGRIPNVMLPYYKNNIKANGALAIPVVLYGNRNFDDSLIELRNTMQENGFYTIAGAGFIGEHAFSYVLGAGRPDDKDMAIAAEFVDKVVEKIKNMTDIPKEPIKVRGNDPIRPYYMPKDKNEHAIDILKVKPKVDTSKCTNCKTCAHVCPLASIDFEDITKYVGKCIKCGACIKKCPEHCRYYDDEGFLYHQHDLEDEFKRRAEPELFY; encoded by the coding sequence ATGAAAGTTGACAAAGTTTATTCAATATATTATAGTGCCACAGGTACTACTCAAAAGATAGTTTCTTATATAGGCGAAAATATAGCTAAGAAACTTAATGTTGAATTTGAAAAGTATAATTTTACTTTACCAAAGAAAAGAGAAGGTATATTGGAGTTCAAAGAAAATGATTTGGTAATATGCGGAACTCCTACTTATGCCGGAAGAATACCTAATGTAATGCTTCCATACTACAAGAATAATATCAAGGCTAATGGAGCTTTAGCTATTCCGGTTGTATTATATGGAAACAGAAATTTCGATGATTCTTTAATTGAGCTTAGAAATACTATGCAGGAAAATGGTTTTTATACTATAGCAGGTGCTGGATTTATAGGAGAACATGCTTTCTCTTATGTGCTTGGTGCTGGAAGACCTGATGATAAAGATATGGCTATTGCCGCTGAATTCGTTGATAAAGTTGTTGAAAAAATCAAAAATATGACTGATATTCCTAAAGAACCTATTAAGGTTAGAGGAAATGACCCTATTCGTCCTTATTATATGCCTAAAGACAAGAATGAACATGCTATAGATATATTAAAGGTTAAACCTAAAGTAGATACTTCAAAATGTACTAATTGCAAAACTTGCGCTCATGTATGTCCTTTGGCTTCAATTGATTTCGAAGATATTACAAAATATGTAGGTAAATGTATAAAATGCGGTGCTTGTATTAAGAAATGTCCTGAGCATTGCAGATATTATGATGATGAAGGTTTCTTATACCATCAGCATGATTTGGAAGATGAGTTTAAAAGAAGAGCTGAGCCTGAATTATTCTATTAA
- a CDS encoding peptide ABC transporter substrate-binding protein gives MKKILIMILSVSMMLLFISCGGKKNEEGAIYINVGPEPKTIDPALNSTVDANIYIQHVFEGLATRDKDNKIVPGVAESWDISEDGLTYTFHIRDNAKWSDGEKITAEDFVYAWQRVVDPVTASEYAYQFEPVLNAMDINSGKKPVSELGIKAIDEKTLEVKLNAPTAYFLELVAFYTFYPVRKDMIEENGDNWTLSPDTYIGNGPFIMTERRTDDRIVVVKNTNYWNVNNIVPEKLVFILMQNGTAAVAGIKEGSLHFANNPPLQDIENLKSEGLMHISPYLGTYYYCLNITNEILKDARVRKALTLAIDRNYLVEQVTRAGQLPASAWVPSGVNDVEGADGDFRKVGGDYYSIKPEDHQKNLEEAKQLLADAGYPNGENFPVIEFKSNSGEHIQIFEAVQQMWKEGLGIDSTIAQEEWATFQTTRQEKNYVIARHGWIADYNDPMSFLGVFLSYSIQNNGGYSNKAYDDKLKLAMSTIDQDIRMKAMHEAEDILMEDMGLIPLYFYTDPIMISKKLSDVIFDPLGAHKFYYAKLAE, from the coding sequence ATGAAAAAGATTCTAATTATGATTTTATCTGTAAGCATGATGCTATTATTTATATCATGCGGCGGAAAGAAAAATGAAGAAGGAGCTATATATATTAATGTGGGACCTGAGCCTAAAACTATAGATCCTGCTTTAAATTCTACTGTAGATGCTAATATCTATATTCAGCATGTTTTTGAGGGACTTGCTACAAGAGATAAGGATAATAAAATAGTACCAGGCGTTGCTGAAAGCTGGGATATAAGTGAAGACGGACTTACTTATACATTCCATATAAGAGATAATGCTAAATGGTCTGACGGTGAAAAGATTACAGCAGAGGATTTTGTTTATGCTTGGCAGAGGGTGGTTGATCCTGTTACTGCAAGCGAATATGCTTATCAGTTTGAACCTGTATTAAATGCTATGGACATTAATTCTGGCAAGAAGCCAGTTTCTGAATTAGGTATTAAAGCTATAGATGAAAAAACTTTGGAAGTAAAATTGAATGCCCCTACGGCTTATTTTTTAGAGCTAGTTGCTTTTTATACATTCTATCCTGTTAGAAAAGATATGATAGAAGAAAATGGAGATAATTGGACACTCTCTCCTGATACTTATATAGGAAACGGACCTTTTATAATGACAGAAAGAAGAACAGATGACAGAATAGTAGTTGTAAAAAATACTAATTATTGGAATGTTAATAATATAGTTCCTGAAAAATTGGTATTTATACTTATGCAAAATGGTACTGCTGCTGTTGCTGGTATAAAAGAAGGTTCTTTGCATTTTGCTAATAATCCTCCGCTTCAGGATATTGAAAATTTAAAAAGCGAAGGTTTAATGCATATTTCTCCTTACTTGGGTACATATTATTATTGTTTGAATATCACTAATGAAATATTAAAAGATGCTAGAGTTCGTAAGGCTTTAACTTTAGCTATAGATAGAAATTATCTAGTAGAACAAGTAACAAGAGCCGGACAGCTTCCTGCAAGTGCCTGGGTTCCTAGCGGAGTAAATGATGTTGAAGGAGCTGATGGAGATTTTAGAAAGGTAGGCGGTGATTATTACAGTATAAAACCTGAAGATCATCAAAAGAATTTAGAAGAGGCAAAACAACTTCTAGCAGATGCCGGTTATCCTAATGGTGAAAATTTCCCTGTTATAGAGTTCAAATCAAATTCAGGAGAGCATATACAAATATTTGAAGCAGTTCAGCAGATGTGGAAAGAGGGTCTTGGTATAGACTCTACTATAGCTCAGGAAGAATGGGCTACTTTCCAAACTACAAGACAAGAAAAAAACTATGTTATAGCACGTCATGGCTGGATAGCTGATTATAATGATCCTATGAGTTTTTTAGGCGTATTCTTAAGCTATAGCATACAAAATAATGGAGGCTACTCTAATAAAGCTTATGATGATAAATTGAAGCTTGCCATGTCAACAATAGATCAGGATATAAGAATGAAAGCTATGCATGAGGCAGAAGATATACTTATGGAAGATATGGGATTGATACCTCTTTATTTCTACACTGACCCTATTATGATTAGTAAAAAGTTATCTGATGTTATTTTTGATCCTCTTGGAGCCCATAAATTCTATTATGCGAAATTAGCTGAATAA